From one Streptomyces sp. SCSIO 30461 genomic stretch:
- a CDS encoding cation acetate symporter has translation MNGDHQTLALLLFSAFIALTLGITTWVGRHRRGSAEEFYVGGRLFSPMENGFAIAGDYMSAASFLGISGLIALYGYDGMLYSVGFLVAWLVVLLLVAELVRNCGRFTLADVVAARMRERPVRMAAGTSSVAVSVLYLVAQMVGAGSLVALLLGETSESARSWTVVGVGALMVIYVSFGGMRATTWIQIVKAVLLMAGATALTVLVLARFHGDFNALLDSAARQSGHGRDFLAPGLRYGGDWTARLDFISLGLALVLGTAGLPHILSRFYTVPTARAARRSVVWSIGLIGSFYLMTIVLGFGAAAILGTDEVRASNAAGNTAVPLLAQELGGGPGSTGGTVLFAVVAAVAFATILAVVAGITLASSASVAHDLYASLRRSGAGQRSEVGVARLAAVGIGAVAIALGLIARDLNVAFLVGLAFAVAASANLPVLLYALFWRNFTTRGAVWSVYGGLIPAVLLVVLSPVVSGSPEALFPGVDFQVFPLQNPGVVSIPLGFLAGWIGTVTSSEPPDETKYAETEVRALTGAGAV, from the coding sequence TTGAACGGCGACCACCAGACGCTGGCGCTGCTGCTGTTCAGCGCCTTCATCGCGCTCACCCTGGGTATCACCACCTGGGTGGGGCGCCATCGGCGTGGCTCGGCGGAGGAGTTCTACGTCGGCGGACGACTGTTCTCGCCCATGGAGAACGGCTTCGCCATAGCCGGCGACTACATGTCAGCGGCCTCGTTCCTGGGCATCTCCGGCCTCATCGCCCTCTACGGCTACGACGGAATGCTCTACTCCGTGGGCTTCCTGGTGGCCTGGTTGGTGGTGCTGCTCCTCGTCGCCGAACTCGTGCGAAACTGCGGACGGTTCACCCTGGCCGATGTCGTCGCCGCCCGCATGAGGGAACGACCGGTACGGATGGCGGCCGGCACGTCGTCCGTCGCCGTGTCCGTGCTCTATCTGGTGGCACAGATGGTGGGCGCCGGCAGTCTGGTCGCCCTTCTGCTCGGCGAGACCAGTGAGTCGGCACGCTCCTGGACCGTGGTCGGGGTCGGAGCCCTGATGGTGATCTATGTGTCCTTCGGCGGGATGCGGGCCACCACCTGGATCCAGATCGTGAAGGCCGTGCTGCTGATGGCAGGTGCCACAGCCCTCACCGTGCTCGTACTGGCGCGCTTCCACGGCGACTTCAACGCCTTGCTCGACTCCGCCGCACGGCAGAGCGGCCACGGACGAGACTTCCTCGCTCCCGGACTGCGCTACGGCGGTGACTGGACTGCGCGCCTCGACTTCATCAGCCTCGGGCTCGCACTGGTGCTGGGCACCGCCGGATTGCCGCACATCCTGTCGCGCTTCTACACCGTGCCGACCGCTCGCGCCGCGCGCCGCTCCGTCGTCTGGTCCATCGGGCTCATCGGCAGCTTCTACCTGATGACGATAGTGCTGGGATTCGGTGCCGCGGCGATCCTCGGCACGGACGAGGTGCGCGCCTCGAACGCCGCGGGCAACACGGCGGTTCCGCTCCTCGCCCAGGAACTCGGCGGCGGTCCGGGTTCCACCGGAGGCACCGTGCTGTTCGCCGTGGTGGCGGCGGTGGCGTTCGCGACGATTCTCGCCGTCGTCGCCGGAATCACCCTCGCGTCCTCAGCCTCGGTCGCCCACGATCTGTACGCCTCGCTGCGTCGCAGCGGCGCCGGACAGCGCAGCGAGGTGGGCGTGGCCCGGCTCGCTGCGGTGGGCATCGGAGCGGTTGCGATCGCGCTCGGCCTCATCGCCCGTGACCTGAATGTGGCGTTCCTGGTGGGACTGGCCTTCGCCGTCGCCGCATCGGCCAACCTCCCGGTGCTCCTGTACGCGCTGTTCTGGCGGAACTTCACTACGCGCGGCGCGGTCTGGTCCGTCTACGGCGGGCTGATCCCGGCAGTGTTGCTCGTGGTCCTGTCGCCGGTGGTGTCCGGAAGCCCGGAGGCATTGTTCCCCGGTGTCGACTTCCAAGTCTTCCCCCTGCAGAACCCCGGTGTGGTCTCGATTCCCCTGGGCTTCCTCGCGGGCTGGATCGGCACCGTCACGTCCTCCGAGCCCCCGGACGAGACCAAGTACGCGGAGACGGAGGTGCGTGCCCTGACCGGGGCGGGTGCGGTCTGA
- a CDS encoding DNA topoisomerase IV subunit B: MTAEMSVPSSALLTADRDGSNYTARHLLVLEGLEAVRKRPGMYIGSTDSRGLMHCLWEIIDNSVDEALGGYCDHIEVILHHDGSVEVRDNGRGIPVDVEPKTGLSGVEVVMTKLHAGGKFGGGSYAASGGLHGVGASVVNALSSRLDVEVDRSGATHAISFRRGVPGMFTESGPDSPFDPANGLLKGKRVPKTRTGTRVRYWADRQIFLKDAKLALETLHQRARQTAFLVPGLTIVVRDERDLEGEGKSQEIFRFDGGISEFCEYLAQDKAVCDVLRLTGSGTFKETVPVLDDRGHMTPTEVTRELGVDIALRWGTGYDTTLKSFVNIIATPKGGTHVTGFERSVTKTVNEVLRSAKLLRVAEDDIVKDDALEGLTAVVTVRLAEPQFEGQTKEVLGTSAANRIVANVVAKELKAFLTSTKRDAKAQARAVLEKAVAAARTRIAARQHKEAQRRKTALESSSLPAKLADCRSDDVDRSELFIVEGDSALGTAKLARNSEFQALLPIRGKILNVQKSSVSDMLKNAECGAIIQVIGAGSGRTFDIDAARYGKIVLLVDADVDGAHIRCLLLTLFQRYMRPMVEAGRVFAAVPPLHRIELVQPKKGQDKYVYTYSDNELRSTLLEFQRKGIRFKDSIQRYKGLGEMDADQLAETTMDPRHRTLRRINIGDLESAEQVFDLLMGNDVAPRKEFITSSAATLDRSRIDA; encoded by the coding sequence GTGACCGCCGAAATGTCAGTGCCGTCCAGTGCGCTGCTGACCGCAGACCGTGACGGTTCCAACTACACCGCGCGGCACCTGCTCGTCCTCGAGGGGCTTGAGGCGGTTCGCAAGCGCCCGGGCATGTACATCGGGTCGACCGACAGCCGTGGTCTCATGCACTGCCTCTGGGAGATCATCGACAACTCGGTGGACGAGGCCCTGGGCGGGTACTGCGACCACATCGAGGTGATCCTCCACCACGACGGCTCGGTCGAGGTCCGGGACAACGGCCGGGGCATCCCCGTCGACGTCGAGCCGAAGACCGGCCTCTCGGGTGTCGAGGTCGTCATGACCAAACTGCACGCCGGCGGCAAGTTCGGCGGCGGCTCGTACGCGGCTTCCGGCGGTCTGCACGGCGTCGGCGCCTCCGTGGTGAACGCGCTGTCGTCCCGCCTCGACGTCGAGGTCGACCGGAGCGGTGCCACGCACGCGATCAGCTTCCGCCGCGGTGTCCCCGGCATGTTCACCGAGTCGGGGCCCGATAGTCCCTTCGACCCGGCGAACGGGCTGCTCAAAGGGAAGCGGGTGCCCAAGACCCGTACCGGCACCCGTGTCCGCTACTGGGCCGACCGGCAGATCTTCCTCAAGGACGCCAAGCTCGCCCTGGAGACGCTGCACCAGCGCGCCCGCCAGACCGCCTTTCTCGTTCCGGGGCTCACCATCGTCGTCCGCGACGAGCGCGACCTGGAGGGCGAGGGCAAGTCGCAGGAGATCTTCCGCTTCGACGGCGGCATCAGCGAGTTCTGCGAGTACCTCGCCCAGGACAAGGCGGTCTGCGACGTCCTGCGCCTCACCGGCAGCGGCACCTTCAAGGAGACCGTCCCGGTCCTCGACGACCGAGGCCATATGACGCCGACCGAGGTCACCCGCGAGCTCGGGGTGGACATCGCCCTGCGCTGGGGTACCGGCTACGACACCACGCTGAAGTCCTTCGTCAACATCATCGCCACCCCCAAGGGCGGTACTCATGTGACCGGATTCGAGCGCTCCGTCACCAAGACGGTCAACGAGGTGCTGCGCTCCGCCAAGCTGCTGAGGGTCGCGGAGGACGACATCGTCAAGGACGACGCCCTCGAAGGCCTCACCGCGGTCGTCACCGTACGGCTCGCCGAGCCGCAGTTCGAAGGCCAGACCAAGGAAGTGCTGGGCACATCCGCAGCAAACCGGATCGTGGCCAATGTCGTGGCCAAGGAGCTCAAGGCGTTCCTGACTTCGACCAAGCGCGATGCCAAGGCGCAGGCCAGGGCGGTCTTGGAGAAGGCCGTCGCCGCGGCGCGTACGCGTATCGCAGCCCGCCAGCACAAGGAGGCCCAGCGGCGGAAGACGGCTCTCGAGTCGTCCTCGCTGCCGGCCAAGCTCGCCGACTGCCGCAGCGACGACGTCGACCGCAGCGAGCTCTTCATCGTCGAGGGTGACTCCGCGCTCGGCACGGCCAAGCTTGCCCGCAACTCCGAGTTCCAGGCGCTGCTCCCGATCCGGGGCAAGATCCTCAACGTCCAGAAGTCATCCGTCTCCGACATGCTCAAGAACGCCGAGTGCGGAGCGATCATCCAGGTCATAGGAGCGGGCTCCGGCCGCACCTTCGACATCGACGCCGCCCGCTACGGCAAGATCGTGCTCCTGGTCGACGCCGATGTCGACGGAGCCCACATCCGCTGCCTGCTGCTCACCCTCTTCCAGCGCTATATGCGGCCAATGGTCGAGGCAGGCCGGGTCTTCGCCGCCGTCCCGCCGTTGCACCGGATCGAGCTCGTCCAGCCCAAGAAGGGCCAGGACAAGTACGTGTACACGTACTCGGACAACGAACTGCGCTCCACGCTCCTCGAGTTCCAGCGCAAGGGCATCCGGTTCAAGGACTCGATCCAGCGCTACAAGGGCCTCGGTGAGATGGACGCCGACCAGCTGGCCGAGACCACGATGGACCCGCGGCACCGCACGCTGCGCCGGATCAACATCGGCGATCTGGAGTCCGCTGAGCAGGTGTTCGACCTGCTGATGGGCAATGACGTCGCCCCACGCAAGGAGTTCATCACCAGCAGCGCGGCGACGCTCGACCGCTCGCGCATCGACGCCTGA
- a CDS encoding RNA polymerase sigma factor has product MSASTSRTLPPEIAESESVMALIERGKADGQIAGDDVRRAFEADQIPPTQWKNVLRSLNQILEEEGVTLMVSAAESPKRTRKSVAAKSPAKRTATKTVAAKTATAKTVAATAAPAATADASADEIASPAKKAAAKKTAAKKTAAKKTAAKKTTAAAKKTAAKNDPDELLEGDEALEEAQPGKGGADEPEGAENAGFVLSDEDEDDAPAQQVAAAGATADPVKDYLKQIGKVPLLNAEQEVELAKRIEAGLFAEDKLANADKLAPKLKRELEIIAEDGRRAKNHLLEANLRLVVSLAKRYTGRGMLFLDLIQEGNLGLIRAVEKFDYTKGYKFSTYATWWIRQAITRAMADQARTIRIPVHMVEVINKLARVQRQMLQDLGREPTPEELAKELDMTPEKVIEVQKYGREPISLHTPLGEDGDSEFGDLIEDSEAVVPADAVSFTLLQEQLHSVLDTLSEREAGVVSMRFGLTDGQPKTLDEIGKVYGVTRERIRQIESKTMSKLRHPSRSQVLRDYLD; this is encoded by the coding sequence GTGTCGGCCAGCACATCCCGTACGCTCCCGCCGGAGATCGCCGAGTCCGAGTCTGTGATGGCGCTCATCGAGCGGGGAAAGGCTGATGGGCAGATCGCCGGCGATGACGTGCGTCGGGCCTTCGAGGCTGACCAGATTCCGCCAACCCAGTGGAAGAATGTTCTGCGCAGCCTCAACCAGATCCTCGAGGAAGAGGGTGTGACGCTGATGGTCAGTGCCGCGGAGTCGCCCAAGCGCACACGGAAGAGCGTCGCAGCCAAGAGCCCGGCGAAGCGCACCGCCACCAAGACGGTCGCGGCCAAGACGGCCACGGCGAAGACCGTCGCCGCCACCGCGGCTCCGGCGGCCACCGCCGATGCCTCGGCTGACGAGATCGCGTCGCCCGCGAAGAAGGCGGCGGCGAAGAAGACCGCCGCCAAGAAGACGGCGGCGAAGAAGACCGCCGCCAAGAAGACCACGGCCGCGGCCAAGAAGACCGCCGCCAAGAACGACCCCGACGAGCTGCTCGAGGGGGACGAGGCCCTCGAAGAGGCGCAGCCCGGCAAGGGTGGCGCCGATGAGCCCGAGGGCGCCGAGAACGCCGGCTTCGTCCTCTCCGACGAGGACGAGGACGACGCCCCTGCGCAGCAGGTCGCCGCGGCCGGTGCCACTGCGGACCCGGTCAAGGACTACCTCAAGCAGATCGGTAAGGTCCCGCTGCTCAACGCGGAGCAGGAGGTCGAGCTCGCCAAGCGCATCGAGGCCGGTCTGTTCGCCGAGGACAAGCTGGCGAACGCCGACAAGCTGGCCCCGAAACTCAAGCGCGAGCTGGAGATCATCGCCGAGGACGGGCGCCGCGCCAAGAACCACCTGCTGGAGGCCAACCTCCGGCTCGTCGTCTCGCTGGCCAAGCGCTATACCGGCCGAGGCATGCTCTTCCTGGACCTGATCCAGGAGGGCAACCTCGGTCTGATCCGCGCCGTCGAGAAGTTCGACTACACCAAGGGCTACAAGTTCTCCACGTACGCCACCTGGTGGATCCGGCAGGCGATCACCCGTGCCATGGCCGACCAGGCCCGCACCATCCGCATCCCGGTGCACATGGTCGAGGTCATCAACAAGCTTGCGCGTGTGCAGCGCCAGATGCTCCAGGACCTGGGTCGCGAGCCCACCCCGGAGGAGCTGGCCAAGGAACTCGACATGACCCCTGAGAAGGTCATCGAGGTACAGAAGTACGGTCGCGAGCCGATCTCCCTCCACACCCCGCTGGGCGAGGACGGCGACAGCGAGTTCGGTGACCTGATCGAGGACTCCGAGGCGGTCGTGCCGGCTGACGCCGTCAGCTTCACGCTTCTCCAGGAGCAGCTCCACTCGGTGCTCGACACCCTGTCGGAGCGCGAGGCGGGTGTGGTCTCCATGCGCTTCGGCCTCACCGACGGTCAGCCGAAGACGCTGGACGAGATCGGCAAGGTCTACGGCGTCACTCGGGAGCGCATCCGCCAGATCGAGTCCAAGACCATGTCGAAGCTGCGGCACCCCTCGCGTTCGCAGGTGCTGCGCGACTACCTCGACTAG
- a CDS encoding GTP-binding protein, which translates to MLDRCRSPQGAALSQPQIPVVVLAGFLGSGKTTLLNHLLKASGGTRIGAIVNDFGSIEIDAMTVAGQLGDSTVSLGNGCLCCAVDASELDVFLDKLTGPAARVDVIVIEASGLAEPQELVRMILASENERIVYGGLVEVVDAAEFEATRAKHPEIERHLAIADLVVLNKADRIADGERLRERITALADGAAVLPTVYGRIDPALLFECRPRGERVGQLSFEDVIEESCEDADEHDRGDHDVPHRHHGSGAHLHAAYDTVSFAATRPLHPRRLLDFLDSRPDGLYRIKGHVDFGAVDPANRYTVHSVGRFLRFHPEPWQRTGADEPGTQLVLIGSGIDTGSLIEGLDAVCVGGPEDAPDQHALWALLRYVPGPADASGAEVSEPDDYLS; encoded by the coding sequence ATGCTCGATAGGTGCCGAAGCCCCCAGGGAGCCGCGTTGAGCCAGCCTCAGATCCCCGTCGTCGTCCTCGCGGGATTTCTGGGATCCGGCAAGACCACACTGCTCAACCATCTGCTGAAGGCCAGCGGCGGGACCAGGATCGGCGCGATCGTCAACGACTTCGGGTCGATCGAGATCGATGCCATGACGGTGGCCGGTCAGCTTGGCGACTCCACGGTGTCGCTGGGCAACGGCTGTCTGTGTTGCGCCGTCGACGCGAGTGAACTTGATGTGTTCCTGGACAAACTCACCGGGCCCGCGGCGAGGGTCGATGTCATCGTGATCGAGGCGAGCGGTCTCGCCGAGCCGCAGGAACTGGTCCGTATGATCCTGGCCAGTGAGAACGAGCGGATCGTGTACGGCGGCCTGGTCGAGGTCGTCGACGCGGCCGAGTTCGAGGCGACACGGGCGAAGCACCCTGAGATCGAACGGCACCTCGCGATCGCCGATCTGGTCGTGCTCAACAAGGCGGACCGGATCGCTGACGGGGAACGACTGCGGGAGCGGATCACCGCTCTCGCCGACGGGGCTGCCGTGCTCCCGACGGTCTACGGTCGCATCGACCCCGCGCTGCTGTTCGAGTGCCGCCCGCGCGGAGAACGCGTCGGGCAGCTGTCGTTCGAGGACGTCATCGAGGAGAGCTGTGAGGACGCCGACGAACACGACCGCGGCGACCATGACGTCCCCCACCGACACCACGGCTCCGGCGCCCATCTGCACGCCGCCTACGACACTGTCTCCTTCGCCGCCACCCGGCCGCTCCACCCTCGCAGGCTGCTGGACTTCCTCGACTCACGTCCCGACGGGCTCTACCGGATCAAGGGGCACGTGGACTTCGGCGCAGTCGACCCCGCCAACCGTTACACCGTCCACTCCGTCGGCAGATTCCTGCGTTTCCACCCGGAGCCCTGGCAGCGGACCGGAGCCGACGAGCCTGGAACCCAGTTGGTCCTCATCGGGTCCGGCATCGACACCGGGTCGCTGATCGAGGGACTCGACGCCGTCTGTGTGGGTGGTCCCGAGGACGCCCCGGACCAGCACGCCCTGTGGGCCCTGTTGCGGTACGTCCCCGGACCGGCCGACGCCTCCGGCGCCGAAGTGAGTGAGCCGGACGACTACCTGTCGTAG
- a CDS encoding DUF485 domain-containing protein, whose protein sequence is MEKQDCREGGAVRIDDPWYDALAFGWGESDSAGLPAASVPPGAGFREHRGAPADIYREVQRSAAFQEVRSRYRRFVIPATLVFFTWYVAYVITATTAPALMAKPVAGAVNVAMVAGLGQFLTTFLLTWAYARHARLRRDRAALDLRWTVFDQTREADLRSGTDSATEDGADHGSSGPVRPVRGGAEPSGRAGR, encoded by the coding sequence GTGGAGAAGCAGGATTGCCGGGAAGGCGGTGCCGTGCGCATCGACGACCCGTGGTACGACGCGTTGGCCTTCGGCTGGGGCGAGTCCGACAGTGCGGGCCTGCCCGCAGCGAGCGTGCCTCCGGGGGCCGGATTTCGGGAGCATCGCGGCGCACCAGCCGACATCTACCGGGAAGTGCAGCGCAGCGCGGCCTTCCAGGAGGTGCGCAGTCGCTACAGGCGGTTCGTCATTCCGGCGACACTCGTCTTCTTCACCTGGTACGTGGCATACGTCATCACCGCCACCACCGCACCCGCGCTGATGGCGAAGCCGGTCGCTGGGGCGGTCAACGTGGCGATGGTGGCCGGCCTGGGGCAGTTCCTCACCACCTTCCTGCTCACCTGGGCCTACGCCCGCCATGCCCGGCTGCGCAGGGACCGTGCGGCCCTCGATCTGCGCTGGACGGTTTTCGACCAGACACGCGAGGCCGACCTGCGAAGCGGCACCGATTCGGCGACCGAGGACGGGGCGGACCACGGATCCTCGGGCCCGGTGCGACCCGTCCGGGGCGGCGCGGAGCCATCAGGGAGGGCCGGGCGTTGA
- a CDS encoding DNA topoisomerase IV subunit A, with protein MARRSTKTPPPDDFEERILDIDVVDEMQGSFLEYAYSVIYSRALPDARDGMKPVHRRIVYQMNEMGLRPDRGYVKCARVVGEVMGKLHPHGDASIYDALVRMAQPFSMRLPLVDGHGNFGSLGNDDPPAAMRYTECRMADATSLMTESIDEDTVDFSPNYDGQEQEPVALPAAFPNLLVNGASGIAVGMATNMPPHNLSEVIAAARHLIRYPGADLETLMRHVPGPDLPTGGRIVGLSGIRDAYETGRGTFKIRATVAVENVTARRKGLVVTELPFTVGPEKVISKIKDLVGSKKLQGIADVKDLTDREHGLRLVIEIKNGFIPEAVLEQLYKLTPMEESFGINNVALVDGQPLTLGLKELLEVYLDHRFNVVRRRSEFRRGKKRDRLHLVEGLLVALLDIDEVIRLIRSSENSAQAKERLIAHFSLSEVQTQYILDTPLRRLTKFDRLELESERDRLTAEIEELTRILESDAELRKLVSSELAAVAKKFGTERRTVLLESSGAPAPAVASLQVADAPCRVLLSSAGLLARTATAEPWPQGDGKRARHDLIVSAVAATARGEVGAVTSAGRLLRLSVIDLPQLPDSASAPALSGGAQLSEFLSLEPHESVVCLTTLDEASPGLALGTLQGVVKRVVPDYPANKDELEVIALKEGDRIVGGTELRTGDEDLVFITSDAQLLRFQASQVRPQGRPAGGMAGIKLAEGAGVISFTAVDPASDAVVFTAAGATGALDDSVTTAKLTPFDQYPRKGRATGGVRCQRFLKGEDVLLLAWAGAAPARAAQKNGTPADLPEIDPRRDGSGIALAKPVAALAGP; from the coding sequence ATGGCCCGCCGCAGCACGAAGACGCCGCCGCCCGACGACTTCGAGGAGAGGATCCTCGACATCGACGTCGTCGACGAAATGCAGGGCTCCTTCCTCGAGTACGCGTACTCGGTGATCTACTCCCGTGCCCTGCCCGACGCCAGGGACGGGATGAAGCCCGTCCACCGCCGGATCGTCTATCAGATGAACGAGATGGGCCTGCGCCCCGACCGTGGGTACGTGAAGTGCGCCCGGGTGGTCGGCGAGGTCATGGGCAAGCTCCATCCGCACGGTGACGCGTCGATCTACGACGCCCTGGTGCGGATGGCCCAGCCCTTCTCCATGCGGCTGCCGCTGGTCGATGGCCACGGGAACTTCGGCTCGCTCGGCAATGACGACCCTCCGGCCGCCATGCGGTACACGGAGTGCCGGATGGCCGACGCGACAAGTCTGATGACGGAGTCGATCGACGAGGACACGGTCGACTTCTCACCGAACTACGACGGACAGGAGCAGGAGCCGGTCGCACTACCCGCCGCCTTCCCGAATCTCCTGGTCAACGGCGCCTCCGGGATCGCGGTCGGTATGGCCACGAACATGCCGCCGCACAATCTGAGCGAGGTCATCGCCGCCGCGCGCCACCTGATCCGGTACCCGGGCGCGGACCTGGAGACCCTGATGAGGCATGTCCCCGGGCCCGATCTGCCGACCGGTGGCAGGATCGTGGGCCTGTCCGGGATCAGGGACGCCTATGAGACGGGCCGCGGCACCTTCAAGATCCGTGCCACGGTGGCAGTCGAGAACGTGACGGCCCGCCGCAAGGGCCTGGTCGTCACCGAACTCCCCTTCACCGTGGGCCCGGAGAAGGTGATCTCGAAGATCAAGGACCTGGTCGGCTCGAAGAAGCTCCAGGGCATCGCGGACGTCAAGGACCTCACCGACCGCGAGCACGGGCTGCGGCTGGTGATCGAGATCAAGAACGGCTTCATCCCGGAGGCCGTCCTGGAGCAGCTCTACAAGCTCACGCCGATGGAGGAGTCCTTCGGCATCAACAACGTGGCGCTCGTCGACGGACAGCCGCTGACCCTGGGCCTCAAGGAGCTGCTCGAGGTCTATCTCGACCACCGCTTCAATGTGGTGCGGCGGCGCAGCGAGTTCCGCCGCGGCAAGAAGCGCGACCGGCTGCACCTGGTCGAAGGCCTGCTGGTCGCTCTCCTCGACATCGACGAGGTCATCCGCCTGATCCGCTCCAGCGAGAACTCCGCGCAGGCGAAGGAGCGCCTCATCGCGCACTTCTCCCTCAGCGAGGTGCAGACCCAGTACATCCTCGACACCCCGCTGCGGCGGCTCACCAAGTTCGACCGGCTGGAGCTGGAGAGCGAGCGCGACCGCCTGACCGCGGAGATCGAGGAGCTGACCCGGATCCTGGAGTCGGACGCGGAGCTGCGCAAGCTGGTCTCTTCGGAACTGGCGGCGGTGGCGAAGAAGTTCGGCACCGAGCGACGCACGGTGCTGCTGGAGTCCTCGGGCGCCCCCGCTCCTGCCGTCGCCTCCCTGCAGGTGGCGGACGCCCCCTGCAGGGTGCTGCTCTCCTCCGCCGGGTTGCTCGCCCGCACCGCCACGGCCGAGCCGTGGCCGCAAGGCGACGGCAAGCGCGCCAGGCACGATCTGATCGTCTCCGCGGTCGCCGCCACAGCACGCGGCGAGGTGGGGGCCGTCACCTCGGCGGGGCGTCTGCTGAGACTCTCGGTGATCGACCTTCCGCAACTTCCCGATTCGGCTTCCGCGCCGGCACTTTCCGGTGGTGCGCAACTGTCGGAGTTCCTGTCACTGGAACCGCACGAGTCGGTGGTCTGCCTGACCACACTCGACGAGGCTTCCCCCGGGCTGGCACTCGGCACGCTCCAGGGTGTGGTCAAACGGGTGGTGCCCGACTACCCGGCCAACAAGGACGAGCTGGAGGTCATCGCGCTGAAGGAGGGCGACCGGATCGTGGGTGGCACCGAGCTGCGTACCGGCGATGAGGACCTGGTGTTCATCACCTCCGACGCCCAACTGCTGCGTTTCCAGGCGTCGCAGGTCAGGCCGCAGGGTCGACCGGCCGGTGGCATGGCCGGCATCAAGCTCGCCGAGGGCGCCGGGGTGATCTCGTTCACCGCGGTGGACCCGGCGTCCGATGCAGTGGTGTTCACCGCGGCGGGCGCCACGGGAGCGTTGGACGACTCGGTCACGACAGCGAAGCTGACCCCGTTCGACCAGTATCCGCGCAAGGGCCGGGCGACCGGGGGTGTGCGTTGCCAGCGCTTCCTCAAGGGTGAGGACGTCCTGCTGTTGGCCTGGGCCGGCGCGGCTCCCGCCCGTGCTGCGCAGAAGAACGGCACGCCTGCGGACCTGCCGGAGATCGATCCGCGCCGCGACGGCTCCGGCATCGCCCTGGCGAAGCCAGTGGCCGCGTTGGCAGGGCCCTAG
- a CDS encoding serine protease — MRRPFARALTAALALAAATVLMPLGHPSTVAADSVIIGGKPARSVDSPWVVALSSRSLFGGTRAGQFCGGALVAPTKVLTAAHCLSRDVLGAPVEQIRDLRVITGRENLLGTGGQEVAVREVRIAPGYDPKTNTYDMAVVTLAKALPAAHVIRPAKAGDAAYTVGGSASVYGWGDTTGAGSYAIELRSAPVRVLADEACAKAYPGVPIGRYEPVTMVCAGDANGGHDACQGDSGGPLVANGLLIGLVSWGSGCGRADSPGVYTRVSAVMPSVADRL, encoded by the coding sequence ATGCGCCGCCCATTCGCCCGAGCACTGACAGCAGCCCTGGCCCTCGCGGCGGCAACGGTCCTGATGCCGCTCGGTCACCCCTCCACGGTGGCTGCCGACAGTGTGATCATCGGTGGCAAACCGGCGCGGTCCGTTGACAGCCCGTGGGTCGTCGCCCTGTCCAGCCGTAGCCTGTTCGGAGGTACGCGGGCCGGTCAGTTCTGTGGCGGCGCCCTCGTCGCGCCCACGAAGGTGCTCACGGCGGCCCACTGCCTCAGCCGGGATGTGCTGGGTGCTCCCGTCGAGCAGATCCGGGACCTCCGTGTCATCACGGGCCGGGAGAACCTCCTCGGGACGGGCGGGCAGGAGGTCGCCGTCCGGGAAGTGCGGATCGCCCCGGGCTACGACCCGAAGACCAACACCTATGACATGGCTGTGGTGACGTTGGCCAAGGCCCTGCCGGCGGCGCATGTGATCAGGCCGGCCAAGGCGGGCGACGCCGCGTACACGGTCGGTGGCTCCGCGTCGGTCTACGGCTGGGGCGACACGACCGGAGCGGGCAGTTACGCGATCGAGCTGCGGTCCGCGCCGGTTCGCGTCCTGGCGGACGAGGCATGCGCGAAGGCGTACCCCGGCGTCCCGATCGGGCGCTATGAGCCCGTGACGATGGTGTGCGCGGGGGACGCGAACGGCGGTCACGACGCGTGCCAGGGCGACAGCGGAGGGCCTCTTGTGGCGAACGGCCTTCTCATCGGGCTGGTGTCGTGGGGAAGCGGCTGCGGCAGGGCGGACAGCCCCGGTGTCTACACCCGGGTATCCGCGGTCATGCCGTCAGTGGCCGATCGGCTGTGA